In Monodelphis domestica isolate mMonDom1 chromosome 1, mMonDom1.pri, whole genome shotgun sequence, the sequence aaataaaataaaacaagaagcatTTGGTGGGAGTTAGGTAGATTGTGGAtccatttaaaggaaaaaaagctttCTGAAAAGCAAAGTTTTCTAAAAGTAGAAAGGGATGCTTTGGAGGAGGTAGCTTCACTATAATTGGTTCCTTGTAACTAGAGGTCTTCAAGTTGAAGCCAGATAGCTATTGGTTGTCAACATTGTAGAGGGGATTGCTGCTCAGATCCTAGTAGCATGTGAAGATTTTCCAGGTCCCTTCTAGATCAGAGCATCTGTGAATCCTGAGGCTTGATGTCTGGCAGTAGAACAGGACCTGGAGCAAATCCCTAAATGAAgggctctcttttccttttctttcttcctttcatatatttcatatatatatatatgaatgtgtattcatatatgtatatatattcacatatatttaaatatatatacgtATCTATAAACATTCATTTACAACatttttgagtcccaaattttctccctctcttcagtCTCTCCCCCAGCcactgaaaaggcaagaaatgtCAAGTCAactatatatgtaaaatcatgcaaaacatttccgtATTAGTTACCctgcaaaaaattttaagacaagaaaaagaaagtgaaaaaagtatgcttcaatctgtactcagacttcatcagctctctctctgtctctgtctctatctctctctgtctctgtctgtctctttctttctcttcccctcttcctctcctccctctcctctctctctcaaggTAGATTGCGTTTTCATAACTCCTtcggaattgtcttgaatcattgtattgatcagagcaTGCAagccattctcttcctttcctttcaacaaatatttgtcagTCATATATTTAGTAAGcgcctgctatgtgctaggcaaaAGACTTCTAGAGGGTCGGATATCCTAGGTGGGTGGGGAGATGGAGGTGGTGTTCTATTCTGACTAGGGGTGGAAAGCGGAACCTGAGGACGTAGGAACCCCTCTCTCGCCACCCCCGGGTGGGGAAGGGAGCACTTTCTCCTTGCACCCGCGTCCCCATCCCCGGAGGAAGCGGCCATACTTCCGGCGTGCGGCTCTAGCGGCATCGGACCGACATTCGAGACCAGTCTGGGAGTGAGACCCCTCAAGACGTCTCGACCACCAGTCGTAGATTCTCTGGGGCCCCATTTGATTGAGCTCGAGTTAGGACGGTCTCGAAGGGCGGCTGGGTGTCCTCGATGGATCCGGAACTGGCCCGGAGCCTCTTTTTCGAGGGCGCCACGGTTGTGGCCCTGGACGTGCCCGTGGGCACCGAGTTCGGCATCGACTGCAGCTCGTGGCAGGTGGGCCCGCGCTTCCGCGGTGTCAAGATGATCCCTCCTGGCGTCCACCTGGTGCACTACAGCGCAGCGGGCCGCAGCCCCACGGGCACCCGCGAGACGGGCCCGCGCACGGGCTTCTTCGTGACCCTGCAGCCGCGGGGGTTACGCCTGCTCCGCTGGGATGCGTCCCGCGAGGAGTTGGACCTCAGCCCGCCGCCGGAAGAGCAGCTGGAGGCCGCCCGGGCCAACCTGCAGGAGCTGGATCGTTTTCTGGGGCCCTACCCCTATGACCGGCTGAAGAAGTGGGTGTCCCTGAGCAACTGCCTCAGCGAGGAAACAGTGCAGCGGCTGCAGCCCGAGAATGGGCAGATCTGCGCCTTCTCCGAAGTGCTGCCCGTCTTGCCCTTAAGACATACCAAGGACCGAGCGGAACAGGGCCCGCCACCCTGTGCCACTGAGTGCAAGAGCTACCAGGAGGGCCTAGCCCGTCTGCCTCAGATGAAGCAGAAAGCCGGCACTGAGATCCGGTTCACCAAGTTACCCAAGCAGACCTACCCCGACGGCGCCAGCCCAGCGGAGATCACCAAGCATAGCATGGACCTGAGCTATGCCTTAGAGACTGTGATTAACAGTCAGTACTCCACCAATCCCCAGGATGTCCTGGGTAGGTATGAATAGTTCCCTTTTTGCTCCAAAGGTAAGAAGGACAGCTGAAAGTCAAAGTGGTGTCATCCAAAAAGCACGGAATTTGGAGCTATTAGACTTAAGAGGTCAGACTTTACCATTCATTAATCTTAGACCAGTCTTTTCTCCCTCTTAGGGTTTTAAGttgcttcttctgtaaaatgaagcatgaTTCTTAAGGCCCAAATAGCCTTTATAAAGTGGCTTTGGGAGAttctaaaacttttatttttaggaaattattctTCGGAAATTGTAGAAGGCCAGAGCTAGATTAGACAGAGATCTCTCTCCTATCTTTCAGATAACTTGGCATTGCATTGAGGCCCAGAGTAAGGAAGGTACTTGTCTAAGGTTGTATTTGAACCTGTTCTCTTGTCTAGTAAACTAGGGCTTATCCAAGAGACAATTCAACTTTCCTCTttagcatttaacaaatgttaagCATATGCTAGGCATAGAATGCagtaagaagttaaaaaaaaaaagataggtaaGACACAAGACACAATCAATTCTCATCAGGAGCTCAATATAGTGGGATAGTTAAAACATATGTACAGATAAATATAATGCAAAGTAGTACAAATAACTATGAGACCAGGTTTCTAAATGAAGGGGGGAGGTGAACTGTGAGGTCCCTTAGACCTCGAAATGCCATGGCACCAACCAAAGAACTTGGAATTATGAAAGTTAGGGAAGGCTTCACTGAGGAAGTAGTAACCACAGAATGTCAAGAGGTGGAGATGAAATGAAGGGACATTCCTTTAGAACTATTGACctctttgataattttatttctttgcttagaagaggaaaaattttaatgaaagatCATTAGTCTTGTCAGAGGGTATGTGAGGCACTCTTGAGCCCTGGTCTAGTTGTGAAGTCAATGAATCATGAACTAGTTGTTCAGGTTTATGAAGTTGATTCATGTGGAATGTTGTATTAAAAATTGATTTGTATACAGCAGAGTTTTTTTGGCTGCATATAACTTCATGGAGTACTTATCAAGCTGTGATACATTTTTATAGTCCT encodes:
- the AAR2 gene encoding protein AAR2 homolog, giving the protein MDPELARSLFFEGATVVALDVPVGTEFGIDCSSWQVGPRFRGVKMIPPGVHLVHYSAAGRSPTGTRETGPRTGFFVTLQPRGLRLLRWDASREELDLSPPPEEQLEAARANLQELDRFLGPYPYDRLKKWVSLSNCLSEETVQRLQPENGQICAFSEVLPVLPLRHTKDRAEQGPPPCATECKSYQEGLARLPQMKQKAGTEIRFTKLPKQTYPDGASPAEITKHSMDLSYALETVINSQYSTNPQDVLAELQFAFICFLIGHVYDAFEHWKQLLNLLCRAEEAIGKYSDLYSRLISILYHELNEIPADFFVDIISQDNFLTSTLQVFFSYICSTTVDETLRRKAEKFKAHLTKKFKWDFEAEPDDCAPVVVELPEGVNLEVTG